The Clostridioides difficile genome has a segment encoding these proteins:
- the holA gene encoding DNA polymerase III subunit delta → MDYKDIIRNIKDKKLEKMYLFYGREYYLIENAIKVFKENLNEGMLDFNLDIIDGKEIVLNQLISSIETLPFMDDRKIVIVKDFELLKGKKKNFTDSDEKYLIEHLDNTPDTTTIVFIVYGDIDKRKSLVKKISNNGIVFNCDKLSDMDLFKWIKKSFASNEVVIENSQIMYFIEQEGYRDKSSEKTLSDLENEINKISSFVGKGNSVTNDIIDKLSPKKVENDIFKLIDYIGEQNASNAMKILNDMIQEGESVLGIFSMIARQFKIVMQVRQLQLEGYSAKLIADKLKIHQFVIGKALRQTKNFSDDIIIEILNYILESDYKIKTGLIRDTLAVEMLVSRYCKRQAI, encoded by the coding sequence ATGGATTACAAGGATATTATAAGGAATATAAAAGATAAAAAACTTGAAAAAATGTATCTTTTTTATGGTAGAGAGTATTATTTAATAGAAAATGCAATAAAAGTCTTTAAAGAGAATTTAAACGAAGGAATGCTCGATTTTAACTTAGATATAATAGATGGAAAGGAAATAGTCTTAAATCAGCTTATAAGCTCTATAGAGACACTTCCTTTTATGGATGATAGGAAAATAGTAATAGTAAAAGATTTTGAGCTACTAAAAGGAAAGAAAAAGAATTTTACAGATAGTGATGAAAAATACTTGATAGAGCATTTAGATAATACTCCAGACACTACCACTATAGTTTTTATTGTATACGGAGATATTGACAAAAGAAAATCTTTAGTTAAAAAGATAAGTAATAATGGGATTGTTTTTAATTGTGACAAGCTTTCTGATATGGACTTATTTAAGTGGATAAAAAAATCTTTTGCTTCAAATGAAGTTGTAATAGAAAACTCTCAAATAATGTATTTTATTGAACAAGAAGGATATAGAGATAAAAGTAGTGAAAAGACTTTATCAGATTTAGAAAATGAGATAAATAAAATTAGCTCATTTGTTGGAAAGGGAAATAGTGTAACTAATGATATAATAGATAAATTATCTCCCAAAAAGGTTGAAAATGATATATTTAAGTTAATTGACTATATTGGAGAGCAAAATGCTTCTAATGCAATGAAAATATTAAATGATATGATACAGGAAGGTGAATCTGTTTTAGGTATATTTTCTATGATAGCTAGACAATTTAAAATAGTCATGCAAGTAAGGCAATTACAATTAGAAGGATATTCAGCAAAGCTTATAGCAGATAAATTGAAAATTCATCAATTTGTAATAGGAAAAGCATTAAGGCAGACTAAAAATTTCTCTGATGATATAATCATAGAAATTTTAAATTATATATTAGAGAGCGATTATAAAATAAAAACAGGTCTTATAAGAGATACTTTAGCAGTTGAAATGTTGGTTAGTAGATACTGTAAAAGACAAGCAATATAA
- the lepA gene encoding translation elongation factor 4 translates to MITIRIIKRREFKVDNKQSRTRNFSIIAHIDHGKSTLADRLIQQTGLVSERDMKSQLLDNMDLERERGITIKLQNIRLMYKAKDGNEYYLNLIDTPGHVDFNYEVSRSLVACEGALLVVDAAQGVEAQTLANVYLAIDQDLEILPIINKIDLPSARPDEVKHEIEDIIGLDASEAPLISAKTGLNIEDVLEDIVKNVPAPKGDSEAPLKALIFDSYYDAYKGVVAYVRVFEGTVKKGMTIKMMNTKKAFEVTEVGVMAPGQTELSELSAGDVGYIAASIKDIRSCRVGDTITDSNNPTEEPLPGYKKATPMVYCGIYPGEGEKYENVRDALEKLQVNDAALEYEAETSAALGFGFRCGFLGLLHMEIMQERLEREFNLDIITTAPSVIYRVTKTDGEVVMIQNPANLPEVAEIRMIEEPIVKGDIIVPKDYVGVVMELCQERRGNMLNMEYIDERRVMLHYDLPLNEVVYDFFDALKSRTRGYGSLDYEIKGYVASTLVKLDVLINKEQVDALSFIVHETRAFPRGKAMCEKLKGEIPRHQFAIPIQAAVGNKVIARETISALRKDVLAKCYGGDISRKKKLLEKQKEGKKRMRQIGSVEVPQKAFMSVLKLDE, encoded by the coding sequence ATGATAACTATAAGAATAATCAAGAGGAGGGAATTTAAGGTGGACAATAAACAAAGTAGAACTAGAAATTTTAGTATAATTGCACATATAGACCATGGAAAGTCTACCTTAGCTGATAGATTAATACAACAAACGGGGCTTGTCAGTGAAAGAGACATGAAGAGTCAATTACTTGATAACATGGATCTTGAAAGAGAAAGAGGAATCACTATAAAGCTTCAAAATATAAGATTAATGTATAAGGCGAAGGATGGAAATGAATATTATTTAAATCTTATAGATACACCAGGACATGTAGACTTCAATTATGAGGTATCAAGAAGTTTAGTTGCATGTGAGGGAGCATTATTGGTAGTTGATGCAGCACAAGGTGTTGAGGCACAGACTTTAGCTAATGTGTATCTTGCAATAGACCAAGATTTAGAAATATTACCAATAATAAATAAAATAGATTTACCTAGTGCAAGACCAGATGAAGTAAAACATGAAATCGAAGATATAATAGGACTTGATGCAAGTGAAGCACCTCTTATTTCAGCTAAAACAGGTTTAAATATAGAAGATGTTTTAGAAGATATTGTAAAAAATGTTCCTGCGCCTAAAGGTGATAGTGAAGCACCATTAAAGGCGTTAATATTTGACTCTTATTACGATGCTTATAAAGGTGTTGTAGCCTATGTTAGAGTGTTTGAAGGAACTGTTAAAAAAGGTATGACAATAAAAATGATGAATACTAAGAAGGCATTTGAAGTAACTGAAGTTGGTGTTATGGCTCCAGGTCAAACTGAACTTAGTGAATTATCAGCAGGTGATGTTGGTTATATTGCTGCTAGTATAAAAGACATAAGAAGTTGTCGTGTAGGGGATACAATAACAGATTCAAATAATCCTACAGAAGAACCTTTACCAGGATATAAAAAAGCTACTCCAATGGTATATTGTGGTATATATCCAGGAGAAGGTGAAAAGTATGAAAATGTAAGAGATGCTCTTGAAAAATTACAAGTAAATGATGCTGCTCTTGAATATGAGGCTGAAACTTCAGCAGCATTAGGGTTTGGGTTTAGATGTGGATTTTTAGGTCTTTTACATATGGAAATAATGCAAGAAAGACTTGAGAGAGAATTTAATCTTGATATAATAACTACAGCACCATCTGTTATATATAGAGTTACAAAAACTGATGGAGAAGTTGTAATGATACAAAATCCTGCAAATTTACCAGAGGTAGCTGAGATAAGAATGATAGAAGAACCTATAGTAAAAGGAGATATAATAGTGCCTAAAGATTATGTAGGTGTTGTTATGGAACTTTGTCAGGAAAGACGTGGAAATATGTTAAACATGGAATATATAGATGAGAGAAGAGTAATGCTCCATTACGACCTTCCTCTTAATGAAGTTGTTTATGATTTCTTTGATGCCTTAAAATCAAGAACTAGAGGATATGGTTCTCTTGATTATGAGATTAAGGGATATGTTGCATCTACTCTTGTAAAACTTGATGTTTTAATTAATAAAGAGCAAGTTGATGCACTTAGTTTTATTGTACATGAAACTCGTGCGTTCCCTAGAGGAAAGGCAATGTGTGAAAAATTAAAAGGAGAAATTCCAAGACATCAATTTGCGATACCTATACAAGCTGCTGTTGGTAATAAGGTTATTGCAAGAGAGACAATAAGTGCTTTAAGAAAAGATGTACTTGCTAAATGTTATGGTGGAGATATATCTCGTAAGAAGAAACTTCTTGAAAAACAAAAAGAAGGTAAGAAGCGTATGAGACAAATTGGTTCTGTTGAAGTTCCTCAAAAGGCATTTATGTCTGTACTTAAACTAGACGAATAA
- the gpr gene encoding GPR endopeptidase → MINVRTDLALEASEMCEKSQEGSSIPGVEIETKELENCIVTKVEVIDEQGSEIMNKDIGKYITLESNLMKFDDDESREEMISYLKDELVDVFGPDKNKKTLVIGLGNRNITSDALGPKSVSKTLVTRHLFKNYNKDYDDDFTEVSALSPGVMGVTGIETSEVVKSLVEKVKPDRVVAIDALASRKMERVNSTIQISTAGISPGGGVGNTRKSLTKETLGVDVIAIGVPTVVDAATLTIDVLDMAIDNLISQSEETESFYEMLKKLKEEEKYHLIKDSLDPYDKNLIVTPKDIDDTIENLSIIISEGLNRSLHPGRL, encoded by the coding sequence ATGATTAATGTAAGAACAGATTTAGCTTTAGAAGCTAGTGAAATGTGTGAAAAGTCTCAAGAAGGAAGTAGTATTCCTGGGGTAGAAATAGAAACTAAAGAATTAGAAAATTGTATTGTAACAAAAGTTGAAGTAATAGATGAACAAGGTTCAGAGATAATGAACAAAGATATAGGAAAATATATAACCCTAGAAAGTAATCTTATGAAATTTGATGATGATGAATCAAGAGAAGAAATGATAAGTTATTTAAAAGATGAATTGGTAGATGTATTTGGACCAGACAAAAATAAAAAGACATTAGTAATTGGTCTTGGAAACAGAAATATTACTTCTGATGCATTAGGGCCAAAGAGTGTATCTAAAACACTGGTAACTAGACATCTATTTAAAAATTACAATAAGGATTATGATGATGATTTTACTGAGGTATCAGCTTTAAGTCCAGGGGTTATGGGAGTTACTGGGATAGAAACTAGTGAAGTAGTAAAGTCATTAGTTGAAAAAGTGAAACCAGATAGAGTAGTAGCAATAGATGCACTAGCATCAAGAAAAATGGAAAGAGTAAACTCTACTATACAAATATCAACAGCAGGAATATCACCTGGTGGAGGTGTTGGTAATACAAGAAAATCTCTTACTAAAGAAACTTTAGGAGTAGATGTTATTGCAATAGGAGTTCCAACTGTGGTTGACGCAGCAACTCTTACAATAGATGTTTTGGATATGGCAATAGATAATTTAATATCTCAGTCAGAGGAAACAGAAAGTTTTTATGAAATGTTAAAAAAACTTAAAGAGGAAGAAAAATATCATCTAATAAAAGATTCATTAGACCCATATGATAAGAATTTAATCGTAACACCAAAAGATATAGATGATACAATTGAAAATCTATCTATAATAATAAGTGAAGGTCTAAATAGGTCTTTACATCCAGGTAGATTGTAA
- a CDS encoding alpha/beta hydrolase, producing the protein MNFHEFGNKNNPHIMLIHGGGNAWWNYLRQARVLSERYHVILPTLDGHGEEYKTTYISTEDTADKLMKYIDEVCGGHLFSLCGVSLGGQIVIELLSRKPDITEKAIIDGSICYPRPNMARACMMAIRFFRGLLFSEKACRLQIAMMPKLFPKNMQYPDEIKNYYLKDMPHVRKETLYAMYRTYMMKYTLKESLRETKAQVMYWYGEKEMKCVKNSAKMLQSYVSSCKIYEAKGYNHGYLSIYLPNEWLEIAEPFFLTE; encoded by the coding sequence ATGAACTTTCATGAATTTGGTAATAAAAATAACCCACATATCATGCTTATTCATGGAGGTGGGAATGCATGGTGGAACTATTTACGACAGGCACGAGTATTGTCTGAACGTTATCATGTAATACTTCCTACATTGGATGGACATGGAGAAGAATACAAAACTACATATATTTCTACAGAGGATACAGCAGATAAATTGATGAAATATATAGATGAAGTATGTGGTGGTCATCTTTTTTCTCTGTGTGGAGTATCACTTGGTGGACAGATTGTTATAGAGCTTTTATCTCGAAAACCTGATATTACTGAAAAGGCAATTATTGATGGTAGTATTTGCTATCCTAGACCCAATATGGCACGAGCTTGTATGATGGCTATTCGATTTTTTAGAGGGCTTTTATTTAGTGAAAAAGCTTGTAGACTACAAATAGCTATGATGCCAAAACTATTTCCCAAAAACATGCAATATCCAGATGAAATTAAGAACTATTATCTGAAGGATATGCCACATGTCAGAAAAGAAACACTCTATGCTATGTATCGTACTTATATGATGAAGTACACACTTAAGGAGAGTTTAAGAGAAACTAAAGCACAAGTGATGTATTGGTATGGAGAAAAGGAAATGAAATGTGTAAAAAACTCTGCAAAAATGCTTCAGTCTTATGTATCTTCTTGCAAAATTTATGAGGCTAAGGGATATAATCATGGATATTTATCTATTTATTTGCCAAATGAGTGGTTGGAGATTGCTGAACCCTTTTTTTTAACAGAATGA
- the rpsT gene encoding 30S ribosomal protein S20, translating to MANIKSAKKRISVIEKKTALNRVRKSQIKTAIRRFEDAVAAGNREDAVVKFQYAQKRIYQVASKGTIHKNAAARKVAKLAQKLNGMNA from the coding sequence GTGGCAAATATAAAATCAGCTAAGAAAAGAATAAGTGTTATCGAAAAGAAAACTGCTTTAAATAGAGTTAGAAAATCTCAAATAAAAACTGCAATAAGAAGATTCGAAGATGCTGTTGCAGCTGGAAACAGAGAGGATGCTGTTGTTAAGTTCCAATACGCTCAAAAAAGAATATACCAAGTAGCTTCTAAAGGAACTATACATAAGAATGCTGCAGCTAGAAAAGTAGCTAAATTAGCTCAAAAGTTAAACGGTATGAACGCTTAA
- a CDS encoding stage II sporulation protein P, with protein MFKKCIKVVTLTFILACILPGKSLALNQDDFLKFLVNSSYPEAKVEGNNTENKKSDKNKEASKDNKESKDENKKSEDVSKADNKKESEKEYIKLYVGKENVPDIESKNSDTTETSTASSADYKDDLRVTKENPRILIYHTHGCETYSNSPDGNYHSRDKKNSVMEVGNALTSALDSKGWGVVHTTKYHDYPSYNNSYASSLKTIKSILPKYNTVDIAIDLHRDARDLTNPATKEKDHLKYTTMINGERVSKFFFVVGGKNENKAQLRALADDITAFAEKKYPGLVSPIVEKDYARFNQFAVKNHMLIEIGNNATSIEESKATTKYLAEILDEYFKQKN; from the coding sequence ATGTTTAAAAAATGCATTAAAGTAGTAACCTTGACTTTTATATTAGCATGCATTTTACCAGGAAAATCATTGGCTTTAAATCAAGATGACTTTTTGAAGTTTTTAGTAAATTCATCTTATCCAGAAGCTAAAGTCGAAGGAAATAATACAGAAAATAAAAAGAGTGATAAAAATAAAGAAGCAAGTAAAGATAATAAAGAAAGTAAAGATGAAAATAAAAAATCTGAAGATGTAAGTAAAGCTGACAATAAGAAAGAAAGCGAAAAAGAATATATAAAACTTTATGTTGGGAAAGAAAATGTTCCAGACATTGAGTCAAAAAACTCAGATACAACTGAAACTAGTACTGCATCTAGTGCAGACTATAAAGATGATTTAAGAGTGACTAAAGAAAATCCAAGAATTTTGATATATCATACTCACGGATGTGAAACTTATTCAAATTCACCTGATGGAAATTATCATTCAAGAGATAAGAAAAATTCAGTAATGGAAGTAGGAAACGCATTAACTAGCGCTTTAGATAGTAAAGGTTGGGGTGTAGTCCATACTACTAAATACCATGACTATCCATCTTATAATAACTCTTATGCAAGTAGTTTAAAAACAATAAAAAGTATACTCCCTAAATATAATACAGTGGACATAGCAATAGATTTACATAGGGATGCTAGGGATTTAACTAATCCAGCCACTAAAGAAAAAGACCATTTGAAATATACAACTATGATAAATGGAGAGAGAGTATCTAAATTCTTCTTTGTTGTAGGAGGAAAAAATGAAAATAAAGCACAACTTAGAGCTTTAGCTGATGATATAACTGCTTTTGCGGAAAAGAAATATCCAGGTTTGGTGTCTCCAATAGTAGAAAAAGATTATGCTAGATTTAATCAATTTGCAGTTAAAAATCACATGTTAATAGAAATTGGAAATAATGCAACAAGTATAGAAGAATCTAAGGCTACTACAAAGTATCTTGCTGAAATTTTAGATGAATATTTTAAACAAAAAAATTAG
- a CDS encoding GNAT family N-acetyltransferase has translation MEIRYAKEEEIESIKEIWSYCFNDSESFMKYYFNDKYKYENTVIALDEGKIVSSLQLNQYKLSLNSKVYNTSYVVGVSTLPEGRGTGYMSKVIKFTLNELYNKGQVVSILMPIDYRLYRRFGYEHCYDQIEYTIKTDDLKNFKSNGKMIKANLSQIDDLIKIDKAFLNEVNGNVLKDEHYYENLFKEIQSEDGHLYIHEGNEKDGYIVYFLQGDKMFVRELFYKNIDALKSMLKFIYNHNTQCKIATIATPTIDKIRFILDNPKDCEIKLKPFMMGRVINVKQFIEDIEVDKEINSSIKLCIEDKFIDENNGLFKVSIQNKKVMVEKLNKECIDGLQGCFDIRLDINTLTQLAFSYIDIEEAFLLNNIEGISKETIETLNCIFSKKENYINEYI, from the coding sequence ATGGAGATTAGGTATGCTAAAGAAGAAGAAATAGAGAGTATAAAAGAGATATGGAGCTATTGCTTTAATGACAGTGAAAGTTTTATGAAATACTATTTTAATGATAAATATAAATATGAAAATACTGTAATAGCTTTAGATGAAGGAAAAATTGTTTCCTCTCTTCAGCTAAACCAGTATAAATTAAGCTTAAATAGTAAGGTATACAATACATCGTATGTAGTAGGGGTTTCTACACTTCCTGAGGGGAGAGGAACGGGCTATATGAGTAAAGTTATTAAATTTACTTTAAATGAGTTGTATAATAAAGGACAAGTAGTATCTATATTAATGCCAATTGACTATAGGCTTTATAGAAGATTTGGATATGAGCATTGCTATGACCAAATTGAATATACTATCAAAACAGATGATTTAAAAAATTTCAAGTCAAATGGAAAAATGATAAAAGCTAATTTATCACAAATCGATGATTTAATTAAAATAGATAAAGCCTTTTTAAATGAGGTTAATGGTAATGTGTTAAAAGATGAACATTATTATGAAAACTTATTTAAAGAAATTCAAAGTGAAGATGGACATCTATATATCCATGAAGGTAATGAAAAAGATGGGTACATAGTTTATTTTCTTCAAGGAGATAAAATGTTTGTCAGAGAGTTATTTTATAAAAACATAGATGCTCTTAAATCAATGCTTAAATTTATATATAATCACAATACCCAATGTAAGATAGCTACTATAGCTACTCCTACAATAGATAAGATAAGGTTTATATTAGACAATCCTAAAGACTGTGAGATAAAACTAAAACCTTTTATGATGGGAAGGGTTATAAATGTAAAGCAATTTATTGAAGATATAGAAGTTGATAAGGAGATTAATAGTTCAATTAAATTATGTATAGAAGATAAATTTATAGATGAGAATAATGGACTATTTAAAGTATCTATACAAAATAAGAAAGTAATGGTAGAAAAATTAAATAAAGAATGTATAGATGGGCTTCAAGGGTGTTTTGATATTAGATTAGATATAAATACCTTAACACAATTAGCATTTTCTTATATAGACATTGAAGAAGCATTTTTATTAAATAATATAGAAGGCATTTCAAAAGAAACAATAGAAACACTTAATTGCATTTTTTCTAAAAAAGAAAATTATATAAATGAATATATATAA
- a CDS encoding helix-turn-helix domain-containing protein, with amino-acid sequence MDTTKLILNPARLRILQYIRIHSSVRTSDIVKYLSDIPRATVYHHVKILEDNNMIEVVKENRVRGTIEKVYALKDYALDMEGDAFVALSTAFHVGLMQEMNEYFSRKSQDHKKDNVLFNSALLYITDREYENLLQSIADLLKPYIDQEPKSDLKLRKLSIISSPPVKSNENKK; translated from the coding sequence GTGGATACAACAAAACTAATTCTAAATCCAGCTAGACTTCGAATCTTACAGTATATTCGAATTCATAGTAGTGTTCGTACGTCTGATATTGTGAAGTATCTAAGTGATATTCCTCGTGCAACAGTTTATCACCATGTTAAAATTTTGGAAGACAACAATATGATTGAAGTAGTCAAAGAAAATCGTGTACGTGGTACTATTGAAAAGGTTTATGCACTAAAGGACTATGCTTTAGATATGGAAGGTGATGCATTTGTTGCACTTTCTACAGCATTTCATGTAGGATTGATGCAGGAAATGAATGAATATTTTAGTAGGAAAAGTCAAGACCATAAGAAAGATAATGTGCTTTTCAATTCAGCATTGCTATATATTACTGATAGAGAATATGAAAATCTTCTTCAAAGTATAGCTGACTTATTGAAGCCATACATAGATCAAGAACCTAAATCGGATTTAAAACTCCGAAAACTCTCAATTATATCTTCTCCACCTGTAAAGAGTAATGAAAATAAAAAATAA
- a CDS encoding ComEC/Rec2 family competence protein, whose translation MIQIRRPLLIILIFVIAISFIITNKKEEDEKFNDKIITIQGTVKGKIEKPRYNQYKVGEFLINDYTRSKDLKIGQKINVTGKFKSLDKMKYEDFDYGRYIKSTGYKGIIYINSYKIIGKNKIYDSMGKIKFYINKTYRYLYKKNSDFINSILLSEVENLTDEQKEMFTRTGTSHVISISGLHTGILCVVIAFLLRGINKLYKLLILSIFISLYCIMVGASPSIIRSITFVMVFYLSVFINRKKDGLSTLSLIGIILIINNPYVIYNVSFQLSFLATLSILIFYNKINSIIKLSMVSLTISSNILTLPIIYYTFKGIPLVSIIGNLIIVPFIGIIMYLSIASLIIFKVSIVIAKIIALFNSTLIEIIFFLLEKLSNLNFTYIDIDNPKLYIVVIYYIGVFFYIFYIEGKEIKEQENGLQGYYKEYKR comes from the coding sequence ATGATTCAAATAAGAAGACCTTTACTAATTATATTAATATTTGTGATAGCTATATCTTTTATTATCACAAATAAAAAGGAAGAGGATGAAAAATTTAATGATAAGATAATAACCATACAAGGAACAGTAAAAGGAAAAATTGAAAAGCCTAGATATAATCAGTATAAAGTAGGCGAGTTCCTAATAAATGATTATACGAGAAGCAAAGATTTGAAAATTGGTCAGAAGATTAATGTTACAGGTAAATTTAAAAGTTTAGACAAAATGAAATATGAAGATTTTGATTATGGAAGGTATATAAAAAGCACTGGATATAAAGGTATAATATATATAAATAGCTATAAAATTATTGGTAAGAATAAAATATATGACTCAATGGGTAAAATAAAGTTTTACATAAATAAAACTTATAGATACTTATATAAGAAAAATTCAGATTTTATAAATTCTATATTGTTATCAGAAGTTGAAAATCTGACAGATGAGCAAAAAGAAATGTTTACTAGGACAGGAACTAGTCATGTAATATCTATATCTGGTCTTCATACAGGTATACTATGTGTTGTAATAGCTTTTTTATTAAGAGGTATAAATAAATTGTATAAATTATTAATATTGTCGATTTTTATATCTTTATATTGTATAATGGTAGGTGCGTCTCCATCTATAATTAGGTCTATAACATTTGTTATGGTTTTCTATTTATCAGTCTTTATTAATAGAAAAAAGGATGGACTATCAACATTATCTCTAATAGGGATAATTTTAATTATAAATAACCCCTATGTTATATATAATGTAAGTTTTCAATTATCTTTTTTAGCTACATTATCTATACTAATATTTTACAATAAAATAAATAGTATTATAAAATTAAGTATGGTATCATTGACAATATCGTCAAATATATTAACTTTGCCTATAATATATTATACATTTAAAGGGATACCACTGGTTTCGATTATAGGAAATTTAATCATAGTACCATTTATAGGTATAATAATGTATTTGAGTATCGCAAGTTTAATAATATTTAAAGTAAGTATAGTAATAGCTAAAATAATAGCTTTATTTAATAGCACATTAATAGAAATAATATTTTTTTTACTAGAGAAACTCAGTAACTTAAATTTTACATATATAGATATAGATAATCCGAAACTTTATATTGTAGTGATTTATTACATAGGAGTATTTTTTTACATATTTTACATAGAAGGAAAAGAGATAAAGGAGCAAGAAAATGGATTACAAGGATATTATAAGGAATATAAAAGATAA